From a single Fusobacterium ulcerans ATCC 49185 genomic region:
- the murI gene encoding glutamate racemase has product MNKESSIGIFDSGIGGLTILKKIRELLPRENIIYYGDWKNNPYSEKSKEDIQNLSAKIMDFLIRNNCKAVVIGCSIFSAASLDFLKSQYNIPIIGMIEGGVKSAILESKQKKIAVMGSAFTIKSNVYEKNIKEIDPDIVVYQISCKALCTMLEKGWENYPDRIEVLESYLCQIPDTADTLILGGTHYPFILNDIKKFFSKKIVDSSVESAIELFRVLGQEDLLREGYKKGRIEFYINGDKEVFKDVAEQLFEKEEITNMFSLY; this is encoded by the coding sequence ATGAATAAAGAGTCGTCTATAGGAATTTTTGATTCTGGAATAGGTGGGTTGACTATTTTAAAAAAAATAAGAGAATTACTTCCAAGGGAAAATATAATCTATTATGGAGATTGGAAAAACAATCCATATAGTGAAAAAAGCAAGGAAGATATACAGAACCTTAGTGCAAAAATAATGGATTTTCTTATTAGAAATAATTGTAAAGCTGTTGTTATAGGATGCAGCATATTTTCAGCTGCTTCTTTAGATTTTCTTAAATCTCAATATAATATTCCAATAATTGGAATGATAGAGGGAGGGGTAAAATCTGCTATACTTGAAAGTAAGCAGAAAAAAATAGCTGTTATGGGATCAGCCTTTACAATAAAATCTAATGTATATGAAAAAAATATAAAAGAAATAGACCCAGATATAGTGGTGTATCAAATTTCATGTAAAGCATTGTGCACAATGTTGGAAAAAGGCTGGGAAAATTATCCTGATAGAATTGAAGTACTTGAAAGTTATTTATGCCAGATACCTGATACAGCAGATACATTAATTCTAGGAGGAACACATTATCCCTTTATTTTAAATGATATAAAAAAATTCTTTAGTAAAAAAATTGTTGATTCTTCAGTTGAAAGTGCAATAGAATTATTTAGAGTTTTGGGACAGGAAGATTTATTGAGAGAGGGATACAAAAAGGGAAGAATAGAATTTTATATTAATGGAGATAAAGAAGTTTTCAAAGATGTAGCTGAACAATTATTTGAAAAAGAAGAAATAACAAACATGTTCTCTTTATATTAA
- a CDS encoding nucleoside recognition domain-containing protein, with the protein MINAIWCGMIIIGVVVSIFTGKIQAVTDSAISSAGTAVEISIGLVGVMALWLGLMKIAEEAGLVKAMGKAMKPLMIRLFPEVPADHPAMGSMVANMAANFFGLGNAATPLGIKAMQELQELNTNKDEASNAMVMFLAINTSSVTLISSSVIAYRTAAGSANAAEVIAPTIVATIASTAVGIIACKILQKLPSFKREEI; encoded by the coding sequence ATGATTAATGCAATTTGGTGTGGAATGATAATTATTGGAGTGGTTGTATCTATATTTACTGGAAAGATTCAGGCAGTGACAGACTCAGCAATATCGTCAGCAGGAACAGCAGTGGAGATATCAATAGGACTGGTAGGTGTAATGGCATTGTGGCTTGGACTTATGAAGATAGCTGAAGAAGCAGGATTAGTAAAGGCTATGGGAAAAGCAATGAAGCCTCTTATGATAAGATTGTTTCCAGAAGTACCAGCAGATCATCCAGCTATGGGAAGTATGGTAGCAAATATGGCAGCGAACTTCTTTGGATTAGGAAATGCAGCAACACCATTAGGAATAAAAGCCATGCAGGAATTACAGGAACTGAATACAAATAAGGATGAGGCATCAAATGCAATGGTAATGTTTTTAGCAATAAACACTTCATCTGTAACTCTTATATCTTCAAGTGTAATAGCATACAGAACAGCAGCAGGTTCAGCAAATGCAGCAGAGGTTATAGCACCAACAATAGTTGCAACAATAGCATCAACAGCAGTAGGAATAATAGCTTGCAAAATTCTGCAAAAGTTACCATCATTTAAAAGAGAAGAAATTTAA
- a CDS encoding spore maturation protein produces the protein MFVMIMNQISLYAIPMIIFIIVGYAFFVKKVRVYEVFCEGAKEGFTTAIRIIPFLVAMLVAIGIFRSSGCIDIMMKVLDPIFSMIGMPGEVLPMAIMRPLSGGGATGIMNDLMLTYGPDSLIGRIASTMMGSTETTFYVLAVYFGAVSIRKTRHAVAAGLLADLAGLLTAVWICNLMFR, from the coding sequence ATGTTTGTAATGATAATGAATCAAATATCGCTTTATGCAATACCAATGATAATATTTATAATAGTAGGATATGCATTCTTTGTAAAGAAGGTAAGAGTATATGAAGTATTTTGTGAGGGAGCAAAGGAAGGATTTACAACAGCAATAAGAATAATACCATTTCTAGTGGCAATGCTGGTAGCAATAGGAATATTCAGAAGTTCAGGATGTATAGATATAATGATGAAAGTATTGGATCCAATATTTTCAATGATAGGAATGCCAGGAGAAGTATTACCAATGGCAATAATGAGACCATTGTCAGGAGGAGGAGCAACAGGAATAATGAATGATCTTATGCTGACATATGGACCAGATTCATTAATAGGAAGAATAGCCTCAACAATGATGGGATCAACAGAAACAACATTTTATGTACTGGCAGTATATTTTGGAGCAGTAAGTATAAGAAAGACAAGACATGCAGTAGCAGCAGGACTTTTAGCAGATTTAGCAGGACTGCTAACAGCAGTATGGATCTGCAATTTAATGTTTAGATAA
- a CDS encoding S66 peptidase family protein, which produces MLGNKLKKGDTLGIIAPASFTSIDKVESAKNNLEKMGFKVILGESTKSRWYSYAGPEELRVKDINDFFADSNIDGIICMRGGYGCNRLVEMVDYSVIKKNPKVFIGYSDITTLHMSIFQKTGLVTFHGPMAVSNFSGEYNQDTYRSFEEVLMNDNDEIVLKNFTKELGVLSEGRAEGGIVGGNLATMIASLGTEYDVDYNGKILFLEEIGEKTYKIDRMLNQLKKFKVFEKINGIILGDFRNCPTDSENDMCLMDVFKDYLSDLKMPVVYNFESGHSEPMITLPMGAKVRIDTAVKEIKILEKVVR; this is translated from the coding sequence GTGTTAGGAAATAAACTTAAAAAAGGTGATACCTTGGGTATTATTGCACCAGCAAGCTTTACTTCTATTGATAAAGTAGAAAGTGCAAAAAATAATCTTGAAAAAATGGGGTTTAAAGTTATTCTTGGAGAAAGTACTAAAAGCAGATGGTATTCATATGCTGGTCCAGAAGAGCTAAGAGTAAAGGATATAAATGATTTTTTTGCTGATTCTAATATAGATGGAATAATATGTATGAGAGGAGGATATGGATGCAACAGACTTGTTGAAATGGTAGATTATTCAGTTATTAAAAAAAATCCTAAAGTTTTTATTGGATATAGTGATATAACTACTCTGCATATGTCTATTTTTCAAAAGACAGGGCTTGTAACATTCCATGGGCCTATGGCTGTAAGTAATTTCTCTGGAGAATATAATCAAGATACTTACAGAAGTTTTGAAGAAGTACTTATGAATGATAATGATGAAATAGTATTAAAAAATTTCACTAAAGAATTAGGAGTGCTTTCTGAAGGAAGGGCAGAAGGAGGAATAGTAGGAGGAAACCTAGCTACAATGATAGCCAGTCTTGGAACTGAATATGATGTAGATTATAATGGGAAAATCCTTTTCTTAGAAGAAATTGGTGAAAAGACATATAAAATTGACAGAATGCTGAACCAGTTGAAAAAATTTAAGGTTTTTGAAAAAATAAATGGAATTATTCTGGGAGATTTCAGAAACTGCCCAACAGATTCTGAGAATGATATGTGTTTAATGGATGTATTCAAAGATTATCTTTCAGATTTAAAAATGCCAGTGGTATATAATTTTGAATCTGGTCACAGTGAACCTATGATTACATTACCTATGGGAGCAAAGGTAAGAATAGATACAGCAGTTAAAGAGATAAAAATCTTAGAAAAGGTTGTAAGATAA
- a CDS encoding threonine/serine ThrE exporter family protein has product MNKKNSILKEKIEENSVLFVACYMGRLILQNGGETYRTEETIRRTCEHYGIKANSFATLNTIITSIDSFDGKRYSKVDRIDSRTLNLDKVDRLNHIARNLDEYKIAEVKEKIMEIEAENKMGFKKKVLGNVLVGSAFAILFRGGIRDSVVALISTFVLACTDELIKDLKLNNFFVNFIGGVIAAIISLTFFKFNFIEDISISIISALMLLVPGISFTNSIRDIIAGDFVSGISRGVEAVTTGIALASGSGMILSIFL; this is encoded by the coding sequence ATGAATAAAAAAAATAGTATTTTAAAAGAAAAGATAGAAGAAAATAGTGTTCTTTTTGTAGCATGTTATATGGGGAGATTGATACTACAAAATGGAGGAGAAACTTATAGAACAGAAGAAACTATAAGGAGAACTTGTGAACACTATGGAATAAAAGCTAATAGCTTTGCTACTTTAAATACTATAATCACTTCAATAGATTCTTTTGATGGAAAGAGATATTCAAAGGTAGATAGGATAGATTCGAGAACTTTAAATTTAGATAAAGTAGATAGATTGAATCATATAGCAAGAAATCTTGATGAATATAAGATAGCAGAAGTCAAAGAAAAAATAATGGAAATAGAAGCTGAAAATAAAATGGGCTTTAAGAAAAAAGTATTGGGGAATGTTCTTGTTGGAAGTGCATTTGCCATACTTTTCAGAGGAGGGATAAGAGATAGTGTTGTAGCTCTTATTTCTACCTTTGTTCTTGCATGTACAGATGAACTTATAAAAGATTTGAAATTAAATAATTTCTTTGTCAATTTTATTGGAGGAGTAATTGCAGCAATAATTTCATTGACATTTTTTAAGTTTAACTTTATAGAGGATATATCTATTTCTATAATATCTGCCTTAATGCTCCTTGTTCCTGGAATATCTTTTACAAATTCAATAAGAGATATTATAGCTGGAGATTTTGTTTCAGGGATATCAAGAGGAGTGGAAGCTGTAACTACAGGAATAGCACTAGCTTCAGGGTCAGGGATGATACTTTCTATTTTTCTATGA
- a CDS encoding threonine/serine exporter family protein: MIIQIAAAITATLGFGILFGLNRRKLFFAGISGGIGWFFYLISLKVNLSEAIAFLAASLSMTIYSEVMARKLKSPAITFLIGGFIPLVPGSGVYYTMYGLIKNDMQMTVQKGIQTFIVAGAIAVGILLGSTICQIYFSKKKRTQ, from the coding sequence ATGATTATTCAAATAGCTGCCGCGATAACTGCGACTTTGGGATTTGGAATACTTTTCGGCTTGAATAGAAGAAAACTGTTCTTTGCAGGAATAAGTGGAGGAATAGGGTGGTTTTTCTATTTAATCTCATTAAAAGTAAATCTATCAGAAGCAATAGCATTTTTAGCAGCTTCTTTATCGATGACAATATATTCAGAAGTAATGGCTAGAAAATTAAAATCTCCTGCAATAACATTTCTTATAGGGGGGTTTATACCCTTAGTTCCAGGAAGTGGTGTTTATTATACCATGTATGGACTTATAAAAAATGATATGCAAATGACAGTACAAAAAGGAATCCAAACCTTTATAGTAGCAGGGGCAATAGCTGTAGGCATACTTTTAGGTTCAACAATATGTCAGATATACTTTTCAAAAAAGAAAAGAACACAATAA
- the lysA gene encoding diaminopimelate decarboxylase, producing the protein MKLFGTMKVENRVLMIGGVKVTELAAKYGTPLYIMDQALIEENIIKYKNNFKSTKFDTSIVYASKAFLSKAICQLVGKYDIDIDAVSGGELYAIKASGLPMKKVHMHGNNKTNEELEMCLDYEIGSIVIDNEEEIERLSKICKEKNKKVKVMMRINIGIDAHTHEYIKTSKHSSKFGESIFDERITEIVEKIVKDENMEFLGFHCHIGSQIFDTKAFHEGIESMVKETKKISEALGIYIPEINLGGGFGVYYTEKDTAIDIEQFMRSMIEHLEKSIEAEKLKIKKVSIEPGRSIVANAGSTLYTVGGTKTTYGGVKYIFIDGGMTDNIRPALYQAEYEAIVANKADASAEEIVTVAGKCCESGDLIIKDGKLAKAETGDLVLVATTGAYGHSMSNNYNKAPRPAVVFVKDGKSTLSIKRESYEDLIRNDVLIEL; encoded by the coding sequence ATGAAATTGTTTGGTACTATGAAAGTAGAAAATAGGGTACTGATGATAGGGGGAGTAAAAGTTACTGAATTAGCAGCAAAATATGGAACACCTCTATACATTATGGATCAAGCTCTTATAGAAGAAAATATAATAAAATATAAAAATAATTTTAAAAGCACTAAATTTGATACATCAATAGTTTATGCTTCCAAAGCATTTTTGTCAAAAGCTATATGTCAGTTGGTTGGAAAGTATGATATAGATATAGATGCTGTATCTGGAGGGGAACTATATGCTATAAAAGCAAGCGGACTTCCAATGAAAAAAGTACATATGCATGGAAATAATAAAACTAATGAGGAATTAGAAATGTGTCTGGACTATGAAATAGGAAGTATTGTAATAGATAATGAAGAAGAGATAGAAAGATTATCAAAAATTTGTAAAGAAAAAAATAAAAAAGTTAAAGTAATGATGAGAATAAATATTGGAATAGATGCTCATACACATGAATATATAAAAACTTCTAAACATTCATCAAAGTTTGGAGAATCAATATTTGATGAGAGAATAACTGAAATAGTAGAAAAGATAGTAAAAGATGAAAATATGGAATTTTTAGGGTTCCATTGTCATATAGGTTCTCAAATATTTGATACAAAAGCATTTCATGAAGGGATTGAATCAATGGTAAAAGAAACTAAGAAAATCTCTGAAGCTTTAGGTATATATATACCAGAAATAAATCTTGGAGGAGGATTTGGAGTATATTATACAGAAAAAGATACTGCGATAGATATAGAGCAATTTATGAGATCTATGATAGAACATTTAGAAAAAAGCATAGAAGCTGAAAAATTGAAAATTAAAAAAGTATCTATCGAACCTGGAAGAAGTATAGTAGCCAATGCTGGAAGTACTTTATATACAGTTGGAGGAACAAAAACTACATATGGTGGAGTAAAATATATATTCATAGATGGAGGAATGACTGATAACATAAGACCAGCATTATATCAGGCTGAATATGAAGCTATTGTAGCAAATAAAGCAGATGCTTCAGCAGAAGAAATAGTAACAGTAGCTGGAAAATGTTGTGAATCAGGAGATTTAATAATAAAAGATGGAAAACTTGCAAAAGCAGAAACTGGTGATTTAGTGTTAGTAGCTACTACAGGAGCTTATGGACACTCAATGTCAAATAATTATAATAAAGCTCCTAGACCAGCAGTAGTATTTGTAAAAGATGGAAAAAGTACTTTATCAATAAAAAGAGAAAGCTATGAAGATTTAATTAGAAATGATGTGTTGATAGAACTATAA
- a CDS encoding M20 metallopeptidase family protein — MNINTMKENVEKEKEWLINVRRDFHKHPELGQEEFRTMEKICEYLQEMGISYRNKVFKTGVIAEIKGEDQGYTIALRADIDALPIIDKKNTSYASINEGKCHACGHDAHTTIALGVAKYFSANKIVPPCNIRFLFQPAEETVGGAKPMIQEGALENVNCVFGLHVDEYLPTGHIGIKYGAMNASSDTLKINIYGKSCHGAYPSGGVDAILAASHVMVALQSIVSRNIDARESGVVTIGTIHGGTQGNIIADKVQLVGTLRTLNPEVRKTMLGKIEEIVINVPKAFGGSGEFVREEGYTALINHDKQVDIVKENAVELLGEDNIFEKKTANMGVEDFAYFIENIPGAFFTLGVANKEKGIDAPAHNGLFDIDEDALLVGVEMQLLNIYSAFNKK, encoded by the coding sequence ATGAATATCAATACAATGAAAGAAAATGTTGAAAAAGAAAAAGAATGGCTTATAAATGTTAGAAGAGATTTTCATAAGCACCCTGAATTAGGGCAGGAAGAGTTCAGAACAATGGAAAAAATATGTGAATATTTACAAGAAATGGGAATATCATATAGAAATAAAGTATTTAAAACTGGGGTAATAGCTGAAATAAAAGGAGAAGACCAAGGTTATACAATAGCTTTGAGAGCTGATATTGATGCATTGCCTATAATAGATAAAAAAAATACTTCTTATGCTTCAATTAATGAAGGAAAATGTCATGCTTGTGGGCATGATGCTCATACAACTATTGCATTAGGAGTTGCAAAATATTTTTCTGCTAATAAAATAGTTCCACCATGTAATATAAGATTTTTATTCCAGCCTGCTGAAGAAACAGTAGGAGGAGCAAAACCAATGATACAGGAAGGGGCTCTTGAGAATGTTAATTGTGTGTTTGGACTTCATGTAGATGAATATCTTCCAACAGGGCACATTGGAATAAAGTATGGAGCAATGAATGCTTCATCAGATACTCTTAAAATAAATATATATGGAAAATCTTGTCATGGGGCTTATCCAAGTGGAGGAGTAGATGCAATATTGGCTGCTTCTCATGTAATGGTAGCACTTCAATCTATAGTGAGCAGAAATATAGATGCCAGAGAAAGTGGAGTTGTTACTATTGGAACAATTCATGGAGGAACACAGGGAAATATAATAGCAGATAAGGTTCAATTAGTAGGAACTTTAAGAACATTAAACCCAGAAGTTAGAAAAACTATGTTAGGAAAGATAGAAGAAATAGTTATTAATGTACCAAAAGCTTTTGGAGGAAGTGGAGAGTTTGTAAGAGAAGAAGGATATACTGCTCTTATAAATCATGATAAGCAAGTAGATATAGTAAAAGAAAATGCTGTGGAACTTTTAGGAGAAGATAATATTTTTGAAAAGAAAACTGCAAATATGGGAGTAGAAGATTTTGCATATTTTATAGAAAATATTCCTGGAGCATTCTTTACTTTAGGTGTAGCAAATAAAGAAAAAGGTATAGATGCTCCTGCACATAATGGACTATTTGATATTGATGAGGATGCACTTCTTGTAGGAGTAGAAATGCAGTTGTTAAATATTTATTCAGCTTTCAATAAAAAATAA
- a CDS encoding YfcC family protein codes for MPEMTGMSEVKRRKYFEGMKIPHTYVIISCIVLLAFIATYLVPAGVYQRVLDPTSGRNIIDPTTFKYVENTPVMFFSMTQPNLFTAFVKGLKNSAGIVFFTFLVCGSFNMMQKTGAIEGGIARIALLLKNKSMLLIPIAVFVFSIGGVTIGMNTEAIAFVPLGIVMARALGFDAMVGMSIVALGAGVGFVGGFVNPFTVGVAQQVSQLPIYSGMGYRVVVYVILYVVTCAYIIRYAHKVKANPESSVVRDLEKSDNFSIDFDALPQLTKAQRIVLGIFFLGFGTIIYGVLKYEWGTDELISVFLLMGLTSSFVCGIGPSKAAENFIEGAKGVLFGALSIGIANAVLVVLQQGQVIDSILHSLSQAISHLPGYISVVLMYITQIFTNVFIPSGSGQAATTMPIMAPLGDLLGISRQTTVLAFQYGDGFTNYINPTASGLMSYLAIAKIPYEKWVKWMGPLMGIWLSIGAIAVIIAHIIGY; via the coding sequence ATGCCAGAAATGACAGGAATGTCTGAAGTAAAAAGAAGGAAATATTTTGAAGGAATGAAAATACCACATACATATGTAATAATTTCATGTATAGTATTATTAGCTTTTATAGCTACTTATCTAGTGCCAGCAGGGGTATATCAAAGAGTTTTAGATCCAACATCAGGAAGAAACATTATAGATCCAACAACCTTTAAATATGTAGAAAACACTCCAGTAATGTTTTTTTCAATGACTCAACCTAATCTTTTTACAGCATTTGTTAAAGGTTTGAAAAACTCAGCAGGAATAGTATTTTTTACTTTCTTAGTGTGTGGTTCATTTAATATGATGCAGAAAACAGGTGCTATAGAAGGTGGAATAGCAAGAATAGCTCTTCTTCTAAAAAATAAGAGTATGCTTCTTATACCAATAGCAGTATTTGTATTTTCTATTGGAGGAGTTACAATAGGTATGAATACAGAAGCTATTGCTTTTGTTCCTTTAGGAATAGTAATGGCAAGAGCGTTGGGATTTGATGCTATGGTTGGAATGTCAATAGTAGCTCTTGGAGCAGGAGTTGGATTTGTTGGAGGATTTGTAAATCCTTTTACTGTTGGAGTAGCACAGCAGGTATCACAGCTTCCTATATATTCAGGGATGGGATATAGAGTTGTAGTATATGTAATCTTATATGTTGTGACTTGTGCATATATTATAAGATATGCTCATAAAGTAAAAGCTAATCCAGAGAGTAGTGTAGTAAGAGATTTAGAAAAAAGTGATAATTTTAGTATCGACTTTGATGCTCTTCCACAGCTTACAAAAGCTCAAAGAATAGTTTTAGGAATATTTTTTCTAGGATTTGGAACTATTATTTATGGAGTGTTGAAATATGAATGGGGAACAGATGAATTGATAAGTGTCTTTTTATTGATGGGACTAACTTCAAGTTTTGTATGTGGCATAGGACCAAGTAAGGCTGCTGAAAATTTCATAGAGGGAGCTAAGGGTGTTTTGTTTGGGGCTTTATCTATTGGAATAGCAAATGCAGTTTTAGTAGTTCTTCAGCAAGGTCAGGTAATAGATTCGATATTGCATTCATTATCACAAGCTATTTCTCATCTTCCAGGATATATATCAGTAGTATTGATGTATATAACTCAAATATTTACAAATGTATTTATTCCATCAGGTTCTGGACAAGCAGCAACAACAATGCCTATAATGGCTCCTTTAGGAGATTTATTAGGAATTTCAAGACAAACAACAGTACTGGCATTTCAATATGGAGATGGATTTACAAACTATATAAATCCAACAGCAAGTGGATTAATGAGTTACTTAGCTATAGCTAAAATACCATATGAAAAATGGGTAAAATGGATGGGACCTTTGATGGGAATCTGGTTATCAATTGGGGCTATAGCAGTAATAATAGCTCATATAATAGGATATTAA
- the dapF gene encoding diaminopimelate epimerase: MKFSKMQAAGNDFILMNGMIEKSLNWNETAKKVCDRHFGIGADGLMFCEESMKADIKMNYYNSDGSRGEMCGNGIRCFAKFVYDNEIVKKNEFSVETDAGIKYIKLDIGALGAIEYLKVNMEKVDFKGKNIPCTIEKENILEEEIMIGNKKVIFSSVLMGVPHATIFVENFDEYDVNETGSLMEKADIFPEKTNVNFAKVTADDTIMIKTWERGAGRTLGCGTGCCATAALAHKLGKIKKDKIKLLAEGGELFIEIGEDYEITMSGKAETICHGEFLK, encoded by the coding sequence ATGAAATTTTCAAAAATGCAGGCAGCAGGAAATGATTTTATTCTTATGAATGGGATGATAGAAAAATCTTTAAATTGGAATGAAACAGCTAAAAAAGTATGTGACAGACATTTTGGAATAGGTGCTGATGGACTTATGTTCTGTGAAGAAAGTATGAAAGCAGATATAAAAATGAATTACTATAATTCAGATGGCTCTAGAGGAGAAATGTGTGGCAATGGAATAAGATGCTTTGCTAAATTTGTATATGATAATGAAATTGTAAAAAAGAATGAATTTTCAGTGGAAACAGACGCAGGTATAAAATATATAAAGCTTGACATAGGGGCATTAGGAGCTATAGAATACCTTAAAGTAAATATGGAAAAAGTTGATTTTAAAGGGAAAAATATTCCATGTACTATTGAAAAAGAAAATATTTTAGAAGAAGAAATAATGATAGGAAATAAGAAAGTAATATTTTCAAGTGTTCTTATGGGAGTTCCTCATGCAACTATCTTTGTAGAAAACTTTGATGAGTATGATGTAAATGAAACAGGAAGCCTTATGGAAAAAGCAGATATTTTTCCTGAAAAAACAAATGTAAATTTTGCTAAAGTGACAGCAGATGATACAATTATGATAAAAACATGGGAGCGAGGAGCTGGAAGAACGCTTGGATGTGGAACAGGCTGTTGTGCTACAGCAGCTCTTGCACATAAACTGGGGAAAATAAAAAAAGATAAAATAAAACTTCTGGCAGAAGGAGGAGAACTTTTCATAGAGATAGGAGAAGACTATGAAATAACTATGTCTGGAAAAGCTGAAACTATATGTCATGGGGAGTTTTTAAAATAA
- a CDS encoding D-cysteine desulfhydrase family protein yields MLKMPALISLANLPTRIEKLERLSKELGKNIYIKRDDFTGCEISGNKVRKLEFSTKEGLDQGCDTFITCGGIQSNHARATAAVAARLGLRAILVLRSNEEPAMEGNYFVDKLLGADVRIITSEEYSEKRQEIMEKIKAESDVAGHKAYIIPEGASNGIGTFGYLKCMKEIEEQEKGLGITFDTILSAVGSGGTYGGLFLGNKLLGLGKKVVGVNVCDDAEFFKNKVKDIVNESLKYLEEKLEFSKDEMCIIDGYVGRGYALSRPEELEFIVKLGREEGIILDPVYTGKTMYGFYNEVKKGNLKDCKNILFIHTGGFLGLFPKQEEFKF; encoded by the coding sequence ATGTTAAAAATGCCAGCATTAATAAGTTTAGCTAATCTTCCTACAAGAATTGAAAAATTAGAAAGACTTTCCAAAGAACTTGGAAAAAACATCTACATCAAAAGAGATGATTTTACAGGATGTGAAATTTCAGGAAATAAAGTTAGAAAGCTGGAATTTTCTACAAAAGAAGGGTTAGATCAAGGGTGTGACACTTTTATAACATGTGGAGGAATACAGTCTAATCACGCAAGAGCTACAGCAGCTGTTGCTGCAAGATTAGGACTGAGAGCTATATTGGTGCTTAGATCAAATGAAGAACCAGCTATGGAAGGAAATTATTTTGTAGATAAACTGTTAGGAGCAGATGTGAGAATAATTACTTCAGAGGAATATAGTGAAAAAAGACAAGAAATAATGGAGAAGATAAAAGCTGAATCTGATGTTGCTGGACATAAGGCATATATAATTCCAGAAGGAGCATCAAATGGAATAGGAACATTTGGATATTTAAAATGTATGAAAGAGATAGAAGAACAGGAAAAAGGACTTGGAATAACTTTTGATACAATTCTTTCAGCTGTAGGTTCAGGAGGAACTTATGGAGGATTGTTCTTAGGAAATAAGCTACTTGGACTAGGTAAAAAAGTTGTAGGAGTAAACGTCTGTGATGATGCAGAATTTTTTAAGAATAAGGTAAAGGATATAGTGAATGAAAGTCTAAAATATCTTGAAGAAAAATTAGAATTTTCTAAAGATGAAATGTGTATAATAGATGGTTATGTTGGAAGAGGATATGCTCTCAGCAGGCCAGAAGAACTGGAGTTTATAGTAAAGCTAGGAAGAGAAGAAGGAATAATATTAGACCCTGTATATACTGGAAAAACAATGTATGGGTTCTATAATGAAGTTAAAAAAGGTAATCTAAAAGATTGTAAAAATATTTTATTCATACATACAGGTGGATTTTTGGGATTATTCCCTAAACAGGAAGAATTTAAATTCTAA